A region from the Brassica napus cultivar Da-Ae chromosome C8, Da-Ae, whole genome shotgun sequence genome encodes:
- the LOC106368038 gene encoding uncharacterized protein LOC106368038 gives MARDFYKVEVGDGRTTSFWYDSWSEMGILSKLLGDRGVIDMGIRKAATVEEAIFTVRRRRSHRTQLLNQVEEELSLLRRKQYLGKRDVSLWRSKAGYKLQFSSKETWYLMREGSEECSWFRGVWFSKATPKLAFITWLAMLDRLSTMDRVSQWINGVDQKCVLCNSSLETRDHIFFDCSYSSEVWSTSPKGYLNDLTHLSGLK, from the coding sequence ATGGCAAGAGACTTTTATAAGGTGGAAGTAGGCGATGGAAGAACCACTTCTTTCTGGTATGATTCATGGTCTGAGATGGGGATTTTATCAAAGCTGTTAGGAGACAGAGGAGTAATTGATATGGGAATCAGGAAAGCTGCAACAGTGGAAGAAGCCATATTCACCGttaggagaagaagaagccatagaACACAGCTACTAAATCAAGTTGAAGAAGAGTTGAGTCTACTGAGAAGAAAGCAATATCTGGGGAAAAGAGATGTTAGTTTGTGGAGAAGTAAGGCTGGCTATAAGCTCCAGTTCTCTTCGAAAGAGACATGGTATCTTATGAGAGAAGGAAGCGAAGAATGTAGTTGGTTCAGAGGGGTGTGGTTCTCGAAAGCTACTCCTAAGCTTGCTTTCATCACTTGGCTAGCAATGCTGGATCGCCTATCAACCATGGACAGAGTGTCGCAATGGATAAATGGAGTAGATCAAAAGTGTGTTCTCTGCAACTCCTCCCTGGAAACACGAGACCACATCTTCTTTGACTGCTCGTACTCGTCTGAAGTGTGGAGTACCTCACCCAAGGGATACTTAAACGATCTTACTCACCTCAGTGGCTTGAagtaa